Proteins encoded in a region of the Novibacillus thermophilus genome:
- a CDS encoding P-II family nitrogen regulator — protein sequence MKPLTNFDLIVTIIPKGQSEKIVNASKKAGAEGGTIIPGRGTGIHEHKKLFGITIEPEKEIVFTLVPNHKTDRILEAIVEAGELNKPGTGVGFVIDAKKVVGINHLIDQ from the coding sequence AATTTTGATTTGATCGTGACGATTATTCCGAAAGGACAGTCTGAAAAAATTGTGAACGCGTCAAAAAAGGCGGGAGCTGAGGGAGGAACCATCATCCCCGGACGCGGAACAGGGATTCACGAACACAAAAAGCTGTTCGGCATCACCATTGAGCCGGAAAAAGAGATTGTGTTCACTCTCGTCCCGAACCACAAAACCGATCGCATACTGGAAGCCATCGTTGAAGCCGGGGAATTGAACAAGCCGGGGACGGGCGTCGGGTTTGTCATCGACGCTAAAAAAGTTGTGGGTATTAACCATTTAATCGACCAATAA